In the genome of Clostridium cylindrosporum DSM 605, one region contains:
- a CDS encoding DUF5714 domain-containing protein yields the protein MGLNDEAVDKINKNNCILCGEQLVYSEEYKELNCVYCGKVFNSNVACGAEHYVCDVCHSLSGVDLILSYCKSTKKTNPIEMANDIMNSKDFFMHGPEHHYLVPAVLIASYYNSIGESEDFKGRKLLIAKERAENVKGGFCGFYGSCGAAVGCGIFLSVITSTTPLTKDTWGLVNEGTGRVLLSLAKIGGPRCCKKGVFTSITLAARLLDENMNIKIYDWEKSIPKCNFSRFNKECIGKNCPYNVSNF from the coding sequence ATGGGATTAAATGATGAGGCTGTGGATAAGATAAATAAAAATAACTGCATACTTTGTGGTGAGCAGCTTGTGTATAGTGAGGAATATAAAGAATTAAATTGTGTATATTGTGGAAAAGTATTTAACAGTAATGTAGCATGTGGCGCGGAACATTATGTATGTGATGTTTGTCATAGTTTAAGTGGAGTAGACCTTATACTTTCATATTGTAAGTCTACTAAAAAAACAAATCCAATAGAAATGGCAAATGACATAATGAATAGCAAGGACTTTTTTATGCATGGACCTGAACATCACTATTTAGTTCCAGCTGTATTAATAGCATCCTACTATAATAGTATTGGAGAAAGTGAAGATTTTAAGGGAAGGAAACTATTAATAGCAAAAGAAAGAGCTGAAAATGTAAAGGGTGGTTTTTGTGGTTTTTATGGAAGTTGTGGTGCAGCTGTAGGTTGTGGAATATTTTTAAGCGTTATTACATCAACAACTCCTCTTACAAAGGATACATGGGGACTGGTAAATGAAGGTACAGGAAGGGTCCTTCTATCCCTTGCCAAAATAGGAGGTCCTAGATGCTGTAAAAAAGGAGTGTTTACATCTATAACTTTAGCTGCAAGGTTACTTGATGAAAATATGAATATAAAGATTTATGACTGGGAAAAGTCTATTCCTAAATGTAATTTTTCAAGGTTTAATAAGGAGTGCATAGGAAAGAATTGTCCATATAATGTCTCGAATTTTTAG
- a CDS encoding DUF6612 family protein — protein MTKIKISIITAITIIFSLTLIGCSSSPEKVLSDALTKNKGITYSKQDTDISIGLAGMGVDIKAKGEIDSKSQKSSMKVSAKSPLLQGKDISIDIYSDKNIIYVKDPESDQYLKMNSNNGEKSITEIGSTMASGLASVLKDDTKVKESLKLKNGDNSDKVVSAEISGETVTKLIDKAIASQSVFTAMESAVESQLISMAETQGVGSVNKEEIQKSAKEEAKKAVEEYKTLIKNLKFQNVKYTGKINKDGYLYGEELSFNVSEASSGMTLNIKIITKLSDINSGKSVNIPSIPADKITNL, from the coding sequence ATGACTAAAATTAAAATATCAATTATTACAGCTATAACGATAATATTTTCCTTAACACTTATTGGGTGTTCATCATCACCGGAAAAAGTATTATCAGATGCGCTAACTAAGAATAAGGGTATAACTTATTCTAAGCAAGACACTGACATAAGTATAGGGTTAGCAGGAATGGGCGTTGATATAAAGGCTAAAGGGGAAATAGACAGTAAATCTCAAAAATCATCTATGAAGGTTAGTGCAAAATCTCCACTACTTCAAGGAAAAGACATATCAATAGATATATATTCTGATAAGAATATAATTTATGTAAAGGATCCTGAGTCAGATCAGTATCTAAAAATGAATTCTAATAATGGAGAAAAATCTATTACAGAGATAGGATCTACAATGGCATCAGGTTTAGCCTCAGTATTAAAGGATGATACTAAGGTTAAAGAATCTTTAAAGCTTAAAAATGGAGATAATTCAGATAAAGTTGTAAGTGCAGAAATTAGTGGTGAGACTGTGACAAAGCTAATTGATAAGGCAATAGCTTCTCAAAGTGTCTTTACTGCAATGGAGTCTGCAGTAGAATCACAACTTATTTCTATGGCTGAGACGCAAGGAGTAGGAAGTGTAAATAAAGAAGAAATTCAAAAGTCTGCAAAGGAAGAGGCTAAGAAAGCAGTAGAGGAATATAAAACTTTAATTAAGAATTTAAAATTCCAAAATGTTAAGTATACTGGTAAGATTAATAAGGATGGGTACCTATATGGAGAAGAGCTATCCTTCAATGTTAGTGAAGCTTCATCAGGAATGACTTTAAACATAAAGATAATAACTAAGTTAAGTGACATTAACAGCGGTAAATCAGTAAATATACCAAGTATTCCAGCAGACAAAATTACGAATCTATAA
- the trhA gene encoding PAQR family membrane homeostasis protein TrhA, with protein MENLKFYTKGEEIANAITHGIGLLLAIAALVLLIVCGVNYGDVWYMVSSIIYGVTLIVLYMGSTLYHSIPNINVKKILRIVDHSSIFLLIAGTYTPFTLTILRGSLGWTIFGVVWGCTLFGIFMKIFFLEKFEKISTFMYIGMGWFIVIALKDIIMALSTGGLVLLVLGGLSYTVGCIFYAKDKWPYNHAVWHLFVLAGSVFHFLTILLYVR; from the coding sequence ATGGAAAATTTAAAGTTTTATACTAAAGGGGAAGAAATAGCTAATGCAATTACCCACGGTATAGGTTTGCTTCTAGCTATAGCTGCCTTGGTATTACTAATTGTTTGTGGTGTTAACTATGGTGATGTGTGGTATATGGTAAGTTCCATAATATATGGAGTTACTTTAATAGTTTTATATATGGGTTCAACACTTTATCATAGTATACCTAATATTAATGTAAAGAAGATTCTAAGAATAGTTGACCATTCATCTATATTTTTATTAATTGCTGGAACATACACTCCCTTTACATTAACTATTTTAAGGGGTTCACTTGGATGGACAATATTTGGAGTAGTATGGGGATGCACTTTGTTTGGGATTTTTATGAAGATATTCTTCCTTGAAAAGTTTGAAAAGATTTCAACATTTATGTATATAGGAATGGGATGGTTCATTGTAATTGCTTTAAAAGATATTATTATGGCACTATCTACAGGAGGATTAGTTTTATTAGTTCTAGGAGGACTATCATACACTGTAGGGTGTATATTCTATGCTAAGGATAAATGGCCATATAATCATGCGGTTTGGCACCTATTTGTTTTAGCAGGAAGTGTATTCCATTTCTTAACTATACTTTTATATGTAAGATAA
- the helD gene encoding RNA polymerase recycling motor HelD: MNSKSHKDYKIEKERLDYTKEYLDKTLKAIEEYKSNTFVSMQEDMLDTDMSENSSAYIDMMLKSQVMDFAEKNYYAYKRAMDKPYFARIDYTAKGEEKVQRIYIGKTSLMKAEDNEMLIVDWRAPVASIYYDGRLGEVEYETADGIENGNLSLKRQLSIEKGELSEVLDIDITATDAFLQASLSANAESRLKDIASTIQAEQNKVIRAPLHQPIIIQGAAGSGKTTIALHRIAYFMYTYEKTFDPDNFLIIAPNNLFINYISEVLPELGVENVRQSTYVDFMKLLLGAKPKVNSRDDFLAEIIESKDDSTGEGVNVAKFKGSKEFIDIINSYIDSIEKEFLPEDDFVVRGKLLMENSEVRKMFLEDLTIYSFEKRIKEIEKSLKNKLSLVDKDIIKKIEFSYDMAISKERKSSGDPEERRKRVVALIEQRDEKLKLAEKEIKNAVKDYSKKFNIKKLNDYYKEVLSEKSLYEHSKGILSKKEAKAISRYSLERFNDKKIELEDLAPLVYLKHKIFGFDKKINVRSVVIDEAQDFSIFEFYALKEALGTTMFSLLGDMSQGIYSYRSFDSWQDVIELVFKNDKANYMTLVQSYRTTIEVMNLANEVIKALNNPDTVIAKPVIRHGEKPEYREFDNKDILIEGLEEKILKRQGENYKSIAILCKTLKECKSLKKLLDKSGKIQSVVLSDKNMEYEAGVILVPSHLAKGLEFDNVFIVNIGEEYGDSELDIKLLYVAITRTLHRLHIYSIKGKTPLLNDIKVKDSDIFS, from the coding sequence ATGAACAGTAAAAGTCATAAGGATTATAAAATAGAAAAAGAAAGATTAGATTATACAAAGGAATACCTAGATAAAACTTTAAAGGCTATTGAAGAGTATAAATCTAATACATTTGTTAGCATGCAAGAGGACATGCTAGATACTGATATGTCTGAAAATAGTTCAGCATATATTGATATGATGCTAAAATCACAGGTTATGGATTTTGCAGAAAAGAATTACTATGCTTATAAAAGAGCTATGGATAAACCATATTTTGCAAGGATAGATTATACTGCAAAAGGGGAAGAAAAAGTTCAAAGGATATATATAGGAAAGACCTCACTTATGAAGGCTGAGGATAATGAGATGCTTATAGTAGATTGGAGAGCACCTGTTGCGTCTATTTACTATGATGGAAGACTTGGAGAAGTTGAGTATGAAACAGCGGATGGAATAGAAAATGGAAATCTTTCTTTAAAAAGACAGCTAAGTATAGAAAAAGGTGAGCTAAGCGAGGTTTTAGATATTGATATCACAGCCACAGATGCATTTTTGCAGGCATCACTTTCTGCTAATGCGGAAAGTAGGTTAAAGGATATTGCATCAACTATTCAAGCAGAACAAAATAAGGTTATTAGAGCGCCACTACACCAACCTATTATTATTCAGGGGGCAGCGGGTAGTGGAAAAACCACAATAGCACTGCATAGAATAGCTTATTTTATGTATACATATGAAAAGACCTTTGATCCAGATAATTTTTTAATTATTGCTCCTAACAATTTATTTATAAACTATATATCAGAGGTTTTACCGGAACTTGGAGTTGAAAATGTTAGACAAAGTACTTATGTAGATTTTATGAAGCTATTACTTGGAGCAAAGCCTAAGGTAAATAGCCGTGATGATTTCTTAGCTGAGATAATAGAGTCTAAGGATGATTCAACAGGGGAAGGTGTAAATGTAGCAAAGTTTAAAGGTTCTAAGGAATTTATAGACATAATAAATTCATACATAGATTCAATAGAAAAAGAGTTTTTACCTGAGGATGACTTTGTTGTTCGTGGAAAACTACTTATGGAAAATAGTGAAGTAAGAAAAATGTTTTTAGAAGACCTTACCATTTATTCCTTTGAAAAAAGAATAAAGGAAATAGAAAAGAGTCTAAAAAACAAGTTAAGCCTTGTTGATAAGGACATTATTAAAAAAATAGAGTTTAGCTATGACATGGCTATTAGTAAGGAAAGAAAGTCTTCAGGAGATCCTGAGGAGAGAAGAAAAAGAGTTGTAGCTTTAATAGAACAAAGAGATGAGAAGTTAAAGCTTGCAGAAAAAGAAATAAAAAATGCAGTTAAGGATTATTCGAAGAAGTTTAACATTAAAAAGCTTAATGATTATTATAAAGAAGTTTTAAGTGAAAAGTCTTTATATGAACATAGTAAGGGAATACTTTCTAAAAAGGAAGCGAAGGCTATCAGTAGATATTCTCTTGAAAGATTTAATGATAAGAAAATAGAACTTGAGGACTTGGCTCCACTTGTTTACCTTAAGCACAAAATATTCGGATTTGACAAGAAAATAAATGTTAGAAGTGTTGTTATAGATGAGGCACAGGACTTTAGTATATTTGAATTTTATGCACTTAAAGAGGCCCTTGGAACAACTATGTTCTCACTTCTTGGGGACATGTCACAGGGTATATACTCATATAGATCATTTGATAGTTGGCAAGATGTTATTGAATTAGTCTTTAAAAATGATAAGGCAAATTATATGACCTTGGTTCAAAGTTATAGAACAACAATAGAGGTTATGAATCTTGCAAATGAAGTTATTAAAGCACTAAATAACCCAGATACAGTAATTGCAAAGCCTGTTATTAGACATGGAGAAAAGCCAGAATATAGGGAGTTTGATAATAAGGATATTCTTATTGAAGGGCTTGAAGAGAAAATACTTAAGCGTCAAGGTGAGAATTATAAGTCTATAGCTATTTTATGCAAGACTCTTAAGGAGTGTAAAAGTCTTAAAAAGCTTCTAGACAAATCAGGCAAAATCCAAAGTGTTGTATTAAGTGATAAAAATATGGAATATGAAGCTGGAGTTATTCTAGTTCCATCCCATCTTGCTAAGGGGTTAGAGTTTGACAATGTATTTATAGTAAATATAGGTGAAGAATATGGTGATAGTGAGCTTGACATTAAACTTTTATATGTTGCAATTACAAGAACTCTTCATAGACTTCATATTTATTCTATTAAAGGAAAGACACCACTTCTTAATGATATAAAAGTTAAGGATTCTGATATTTTCAGTTAA
- a CDS encoding DUF1847 domain-containing protein, which produces MTMFNCAICKVQGCSKGEKEQLPGICPTREGKIQEKARNLYKDEDKSIAYNAALVTEEGGGNITRIQETIEFIKKCDYKKIGLIFCIGLSKEAEIIEKIFESNDLDVIGVMCKNGGIPKSEIGIGEVVKENMTKKDIMCNPIGQALYLNEMKTDFNVILGLCVGHDTLAIKHSNAPVTVLAVKDRVLKHNPLAAIYLKENK; this is translated from the coding sequence ATGACTATGTTTAATTGTGCTATATGTAAAGTTCAAGGATGTTCAAAGGGGGAAAAAGAGCAGTTACCCGGAATTTGTCCTACAAGGGAAGGTAAGATTCAAGAAAAGGCTAGAAATTTATATAAGGATGAGGATAAGTCTATAGCTTATAATGCAGCCTTAGTTACAGAAGAAGGTGGGGGAAATATCACAAGAATTCAAGAAACAATTGAATTTATCAAAAAATGTGATTATAAAAAAATAGGTCTTATTTTCTGTATAGGTTTAAGTAAGGAAGCAGAAATTATAGAGAAAATATTTGAATCAAATGATTTAGATGTAATTGGCGTTATGTGTAAAAATGGTGGTATTCCAAAAAGCGAAATAGGAATAGGTGAAGTAGTTAAGGAGAATATGACAAAGAAAGATATTATGTGTAATCCAATAGGTCAAGCTTTATACCTTAATGAAATGAAAACTGATTTTAATGTAATATTAGGGCTTTGTGTTGGTCATGATACATTAGCAATAAAGCATTCAAATGCACCTGTAACTGTTTTAGCTGTAAAGGACAGAGTACTAAAGCATAATCCCCTTGCTGCTATATACTTAAAGGAGAATAAATAG
- the feoB gene encoding ferrous iron transport protein B, whose amino-acid sequence MGLTYKSVERSSFKDMFNIEKEEGQYIIGLAGNPNTGKSTVFNSLTGLHQHTGNWPGKTVVNARGEFSHKDKNYSLIDLPGTYSIFSSSVEETVARDFICYANHDAVIVVADATCLERNLLLLFQVMEITDDIVFCINLIDEAKKKNISIDRKAIEKELGVPVVFTSARDNFGLDELKDRVYDVICGKWKNKKKTLEFSEDIELKVQSIKSLVEKADTGLNSRWLSLRLLDSDDSIFSSMKQYINDETFSKIIDLRDKINSPNKAEFREMIMEESYKLSEKIKLKYVKEDDLKLLRDKKIDDVITSKIFGIPLMMLLLACVLWITVTGANIPSEILSNFLFGIEAKITDLFVYLNAPDWLHGSLVLGLYRTLAWVVSVMLPPMAIFFPMFTLLEDLGYLPRVAFNMDHMFKKACAHGKQCLTMCMGFGCNAAGVVGCRIIESPRERIIAIVTNNFVPCNGRFPTLIAIATIFFSGTVLSKGSIFPAITVTLFIILGIMITLACSYLLSKTLLKGVTSSFTLELPPYRVPKIGRVLYTSLIDRTIFVLKRAVLFAAPAGLITWICANVYIGDLSIIQHISQFLDPFAKVIGLDGVILMAFIFGLPANEIVLPILIMSYLSTGHMIEFDSLESLAKVLTNNGWTALTAFNTMLFCLLHWPCSTTLWTIKQETGSIKWTVIAFLLPTIIGIALCFVTTTLYRLIF is encoded by the coding sequence ATGGGATTAACCTATAAATCAGTTGAAAGATCCTCTTTTAAAGATATGTTTAACATTGAAAAAGAAGAGGGACAATATATTATAGGACTTGCTGGTAATCCAAACACAGGTAAAAGTACAGTATTTAACTCTCTAACAGGACTTCATCAACACACTGGTAACTGGCCTGGTAAAACCGTAGTAAATGCTAGGGGGGAATTTTCACATAAAGATAAAAATTACTCACTTATTGACTTACCAGGAACCTATTCTATTTTCTCCTCCTCAGTTGAGGAAACCGTAGCTAGAGATTTTATTTGCTATGCAAATCATGATGCAGTTATAGTTGTTGCTGATGCTACTTGTCTTGAGAGAAACCTTTTATTATTATTTCAGGTAATGGAAATTACAGATGATATAGTTTTTTGTATTAATCTTATTGATGAAGCTAAGAAAAAAAACATTTCTATAGACAGAAAAGCTATAGAAAAGGAACTTGGAGTACCTGTGGTATTTACCTCAGCTAGAGATAATTTTGGTCTAGATGAATTAAAAGATAGGGTTTATGATGTAATCTGTGGAAAATGGAAAAACAAAAAGAAAACATTAGAATTTTCTGAGGACATAGAACTTAAAGTACAATCAATAAAATCATTAGTTGAAAAAGCTGATACTGGACTTAATTCTAGATGGCTTTCCCTTAGACTACTTGATAGCGATGATTCTATTTTCAGTTCTATGAAGCAGTACATTAATGATGAAACCTTCTCTAAAATAATAGATCTTAGAGATAAAATAAATTCACCAAATAAAGCAGAATTTCGTGAAATGATAATGGAGGAGAGCTATAAACTTTCCGAGAAAATCAAGTTAAAATATGTTAAAGAAGATGATTTAAAACTTTTACGTGATAAGAAAATAGATGATGTAATAACATCTAAAATATTTGGTATTCCTCTTATGATGCTTCTACTTGCATGTGTTTTGTGGATAACAGTAACAGGTGCTAACATACCATCGGAAATACTAAGTAACTTTTTATTTGGAATAGAAGCTAAGATTACAGATCTTTTTGTGTATTTAAATGCTCCTGATTGGCTACATGGTTCACTAGTACTTGGACTTTATAGAACACTTGCTTGGGTAGTATCTGTTATGCTTCCACCTATGGCAATATTCTTCCCAATGTTCACCTTACTTGAGGACCTTGGTTATCTTCCAAGAGTTGCATTTAATATGGATCATATGTTTAAAAAAGCATGTGCACATGGTAAACAATGCTTAACTATGTGTATGGGATTTGGATGTAATGCTGCTGGTGTTGTTGGGTGTAGAATTATTGAGTCTCCACGTGAGAGGATAATAGCAATTGTCACAAATAACTTCGTCCCATGTAATGGCCGCTTTCCAACACTAATTGCTATTGCTACTATTTTCTTTTCAGGTACAGTACTATCTAAAGGCTCTATTTTCCCAGCAATTACAGTAACTCTTTTTATTATACTTGGGATAATGATAACTTTAGCCTGTTCATACCTTCTTTCAAAAACATTACTAAAAGGAGTGACTTCAAGCTTTACACTAGAGCTTCCTCCATATAGAGTTCCAAAGATAGGTAGGGTTCTTTATACTTCCCTTATAGATAGAACTATATTTGTTCTTAAAAGAGCAGTTCTCTTTGCTGCACCTGCAGGGCTTATAACATGGATATGTGCAAATGTCTATATTGGTGATTTAAGTATTATTCAGCACATATCACAGTTTTTAGATCCATTTGCCAAGGTTATCGGACTTGATGGAGTTATACTAATGGCATTTATTTTTGGTCTTCCAGCTAATGAAATCGTTTTACCTATTTTGATAATGTCCTATTTATCAACTGGTCATATGATTGAATTTGATAGCCTAGAATCACTTGCAAAGGTTCTTACTAATAATGGATGGACTGCACTTACTGCATTTAATACAATGTTATTTTGTCTACTTCATTGGCCATGTTCAACTACTCTTTGGACTATAAAGCAGGAAACAGGAAGTATTAAATGGACTGTTATTGCCTTCCTTCTTCCTACTATTATAGGAATTGCTCTTTGTTTTGTTACAACAACTTTATATAGACTTATTTTCTAA
- a CDS encoding SagB/ThcOx family dehydrogenase, producing MDRYKVNREFLKANFKILDDIKTDKQKGLPAPPFIKEYDEKKDLIELPSVKKEDIIKYNIYDCLNDRRSVRKYSEEYITLNELSYLLWSTQEIQSINKYTKTAFRRVPSGGASHPFETYLIINRVENLEDGIYRYLPLEHKLMYMYKLEDAKRKIDEATPKQPFVPNFVSKSAVIFAWSCIPYRAEHKFDVTAHKKILIDVGHVCQNLYISSESIECGTCAIGIYDQVLVDKMLGLDGENEFIIYMAALGKKIE from the coding sequence TTGGATAGATATAAGGTGAATAGAGAGTTTTTAAAAGCAAATTTTAAGATTTTAGATGATATAAAAACAGACAAACAAAAAGGATTACCTGCTCCTCCTTTTATAAAGGAATATGATGAAAAAAAAGACTTAATAGAATTACCAAGTGTAAAAAAAGAGGATATAATTAAATATAATATATATGATTGTTTAAACGACAGAAGAAGTGTCAGAAAGTATTCAGAAGAATACATTACTTTAAACGAACTTTCTTATTTACTATGGTCAACACAGGAAATTCAAAGTATAAATAAATATACTAAAACAGCATTTAGAAGAGTACCATCAGGTGGAGCTTCTCATCCATTCGAAACATATTTAATAATAAATAGGGTTGAAAATTTAGAAGATGGAATATATAGATATCTTCCATTGGAACACAAACTTATGTATATGTATAAACTTGAAGATGCTAAGAGAAAAATTGATGAGGCAACTCCAAAACAGCCATTTGTACCTAATTTTGTTTCTAAAAGTGCGGTTATTTTTGCATGGAGTTGTATTCCGTATAGAGCAGAGCATAAATTTGATGTTACGGCTCACAAGAAAATTCTTATAGATGTAGGCCATGTATGTCAAAATCTATACATTTCATCAGAAAGCATAGAATGTGGAACATGTGCTATTGGAATTTATGATCAAGTTTTAGTAGATAAAATGCTAGGATTAGATGGTGAAAATGAATTTATAATCTACATGGCGGCTCTTGGGAAAAAGATTGAATAG
- a CDS encoding FeoA family protein — protein MRNLHNAVIGEKVIVNSLFAENELKERLLALGVTKGAKLEVLRKGPQDNLTVFRIRGAMIALRKEESSLIYIH, from the coding sequence ATGAGAAATTTACACAATGCTGTAATAGGAGAAAAAGTAATAGTTAACAGTCTTTTTGCTGAAAACGAATTAAAAGAGAGACTCCTTGCATTAGGGGTTACAAAGGGAGCTAAGCTAGAGGTTTTAAGAAAAGGGCCACAGGATAACCTTACTGTGTTTAGAATTCGTGGTGCCATGATTGCCCTTAGAAAAGAAGAATCTAGCCTTATATATATACATTAG
- a CDS encoding ABC transporter permease yields MFKNKSLIKTFNFILASATPILLVAIWQILSSKGIINQSIMPAPSIILRNFIEMIKTGELEGHLAISAVRVIKGFTVGASLGIIFGILIGLFKKIDTATTFLIGILRPIPNIAWIPMLILWMGIDEGSKVSVIAIGSFWPILINTIHGIKSTDKKLLEVAYILEKSNIEVLTKIVFPAALPAIFTGVRLGVSTSWMCVVGAEMIAASKGIGYLIMFARELSQPDIMLVGVFSIGFIGLLIDVVLINLQRRVLKWNFEHGR; encoded by the coding sequence ATGTTTAAAAATAAAAGTCTCATTAAAACCTTTAACTTCATACTAGCCTCTGCAACCCCTATACTCCTTGTTGCTATATGGCAAATACTTTCATCAAAGGGCATTATAAATCAATCTATAATGCCCGCTCCTTCAATAATCCTTAGAAATTTCATTGAAATGATTAAAACTGGTGAACTTGAAGGACATCTTGCAATTAGTGCAGTTCGTGTAATAAAAGGCTTTACAGTTGGTGCTTCTCTTGGCATTATTTTTGGTATTTTAATCGGATTATTCAAAAAAATTGATACAGCAACAACCTTTCTCATAGGAATTTTAAGACCTATTCCAAATATAGCATGGATACCAATGTTAATTTTATGGATGGGTATTGATGAAGGTTCAAAGGTAAGTGTAATTGCAATTGGGAGTTTTTGGCCTATTTTAATTAATACAATTCATGGGATAAAAAGTACTGATAAAAAACTCTTAGAAGTTGCTTATATACTTGAGAAAAGTAACATTGAAGTATTAACAAAGATTGTATTTCCAGCCGCACTTCCTGCTATATTTACAGGAGTTAGACTAGGGGTTAGTACTTCATGGATGTGTGTAGTTGGTGCAGAAATGATTGCTGCATCAAAGGGTATTGGATATTTAATTATGTTTGCAAGAGAACTTTCCCAACCTGATATTATGCTTGTTGGTGTATTTTCAATTGGATTTATTGGTTTATTAATAGATGTTGTTCTAATAAATTTACAACGTAGAGTTTTAAAGTGGAATTTTGAGCATGGAAGGTAA
- a CDS encoding ABC transporter substrate-binding protein — MKKKLLKFITITTLLSVGLVGCGKEEKASPTNANTTTKKNLVVRIGHQPGHLQPILAEKFGYFKEEFEKDNIKIELKEFAAGPPIIEAFAAGELDLGLTGDQPALQGKANNIDLKAIASYGATESGNALIAAKGSKVEKIKDLKGKKVGVTIGSVAHQLILIQLESVGLKQSDIKLVNLSPGDIYTSIVSKNIDAAVTWEPNISKAVSSGAAKIIADGTGYKYNVNIIVGNNKFLKENPDITARILKVFNKTVDWADKNPDEAIDIIAKEAGLDKSAFDASFKKFSRDLPLDKKRIDSIEQTAKYLKKNNIIRTDINVNDFIDTSYLEAAGIK; from the coding sequence ATGAAGAAGAAATTATTAAAATTCATAACAATTACTACTTTACTTAGCGTAGGTTTAGTAGGATGTGGGAAGGAAGAAAAAGCTTCACCTACTAATGCCAATACAACTACGAAGAAAAACTTAGTTGTACGTATTGGTCATCAACCTGGTCATCTTCAACCAATACTCGCTGAAAAATTTGGCTACTTTAAAGAGGAATTCGAAAAGGACAATATTAAAATTGAATTAAAAGAATTTGCAGCTGGTCCACCTATAATTGAGGCTTTTGCCGCTGGAGAACTTGATCTAGGACTTACTGGAGATCAACCTGCCCTTCAGGGAAAAGCTAATAACATAGATTTAAAAGCCATTGCATCCTATGGTGCGACAGAATCTGGCAATGCACTAATTGCAGCTAAGGGCTCTAAAGTGGAAAAAATCAAAGACCTAAAAGGTAAAAAAGTAGGAGTAACTATTGGTAGCGTTGCACACCAACTAATACTAATACAATTAGAATCTGTAGGTTTAAAGCAATCTGATATTAAGCTAGTTAATCTTTCTCCTGGAGATATTTATACATCTATTGTTTCAAAGAATATAGATGCTGCTGTCACTTGGGAACCAAATATCTCCAAAGCGGTATCCTCCGGTGCTGCTAAGATTATTGCAGATGGTACAGGCTATAAATATAACGTAAACATTATTGTAGGCAATAATAAATTTTTAAAGGAAAATCCAGATATTACAGCTAGAATTTTAAAAGTATTTAATAAAACTGTTGATTGGGCTGATAAAAATCCAGATGAGGCTATAGATATAATAGCTAAAGAAGCTGGTCTTGATAAATCTGCTTTTGATGCAAGTTTTAAAAAATTCAGTAGAGATTTACCCCTTGATAAAAAACGTATTGATTCAATTGAACAAACTGCAAAATATTTAAAGAAAAATAATATAATTCGTACTGATATAAATGTTAATGACTTTATTGATACTTCATATCTTGAAGCAGCAGGTATTAAATAA